CACTATCGACGGTCGAGGCCACATCGGGTATTCCGCCCTCAGATATCCGGAAACTCCGGCTTCTTTCTTTCGAGGAAGGCCGACACGCCGTGGAAGCACTCGCCCGAGACGATGAGCGAAACCGCGCTCCCGGCCTCCTCGGCGAGCGAGGCGTCGTAGGCGACGTTTCGGCTGTTGCGGATGAGCGCGAGCGCGTGGCGGACGGCCCGCGGGCCGTTGTCGGCGATGAGCGCTGCCATGCCGAGGGCCTCGTTGAGCGCGGCGCCGGGTTCACAGACGCGGTTGACCAGGCCCATGGCGAGCGCCTCGTCGGCGCCGACCTCGCGTGCCGTGAGGACGAGGTCTGCGGCGCGCGAGGCGCCCACGAGGCGCGCCAGGGCCGCACCCCCGCCCCAGTCGGGCATGAGGCCGAGTTTCGCCTCCGAGAAGCAGACGACGGCCGTTTTCACCATGACGCGCAGATCGCAGCGCACCGAAAGCTCCGCGCCGCCGCCGAAGGCGCTGCCGTTGAGCGCCGCGATGATCGGCACCGGCAACGACACGAAGGCGTCGACGGCGCGCCTGATGTGC
Above is a window of Spirochaetota bacterium DNA encoding:
- a CDS encoding enoyl-CoA hydratase/isomerase family protein; the protein is MADANIRLERKGRVALVTLDRPDRLHAFNDVMFDLLQKRAEELAASLPRAIVVTGTGDRSFSAGFDVRPDNPMVRRIVDSVTTKDETPAREAIAHIRRAVDAFVSLPVPIIAALNGSAFGGGAELSVRCDLRVMVKTAVVCFSEAKLGLMPDWGGGAALARLVGASRAADLVLTAREVGADEALAMGLVNRVCEPGAALNEALGMAALIADNGPRAVRHALALIRNSRNVAYDASLAEEAGSAVSLIVSGECFHGVSAFLERKKPEFPDI